In a single window of the Acidobacteriota bacterium genome:
- a CDS encoding type II toxin-antitoxin system VapC family toxin → MRVLLDTHVLLWWLAEPERLNKRTRGILQSQDNEVLLSSISVLEIVIKSDLGKLQLSEPPEQLIKRVIVEQALVPLSVKHDHALAVASLPRVHADPFDRVLIAQSITESIPLLTADATFRSYEGLDVIWAGGRQQ, encoded by the coding sequence ATGAGAGTTCTGTTGGACACACACGTTCTCTTGTGGTGGCTCGCTGAGCCAGAGCGTCTGAACAAGAGAACGCGCGGGATTCTCCAGTCTCAGGACAACGAGGTTCTTCTCTCTTCGATCAGTGTGCTGGAGATCGTGATCAAGAGCGACCTCGGAAAACTGCAACTTTCCGAGCCTCCGGAGCAGTTGATCAAAAGAGTGATCGTCGAGCAGGCTCTCGTACCGCTGTCGGTGAAGCACGATCATGCGCTGGCGGTGGCCTCGCTCCCGAGGGTTCACGCCGACCCATTCGATCGCGTGCTGATCGCTCAGAGCATCACCGAGTCCATACCTCTGCTGACTGCAGATGCTACCTTTCGCTCCTACGAGGGCCTCGACGTCATATGGGCGGGCGGCCGGCAGCAGTGA
- a CDS encoding enoyl-CoA hydratase/isomerase family protein, with the protein MTVAEPVVRHAWRLDEEDDIGILWFDLPDEKLNKFTPESVEELDRILGEIAARSSITRVLIASGKESGFIAGADISRFQDVPNASEAAEFVRYGQSVFTKLSRLPQMTFAVIHGVCMGGGTEMALNCDYRLITDWEKSMIALPEVKLGIIPAWTGTTRLPRIVGLPAALDMILTGKNIRAKKAKGIGLVDDVIPASIRMDAARTFARRQSSKKEADKSRIYVEGNPLSRKVIFDKARSGVMKQTLGNYPAPLRAIEVMKKGFEDDYEAGLEAEARAASELITGDVAPHLVRLFFMMEAAKRHEGPDPAKVDSVGVLGAGLMGGGIAQTLVEKANLPVRVRDISWDALAGGMRAASKIWKKKVEKRRLSRREMQASLAKITMTTDWTGFRSVDVVIEAVVEKLEIKQSVLREVESVGKPGVIFATNTSTIPITRIAEAASHPENVIGMHFFSPVDKMPLVEVIVGEKTSPETVSTIHQLGKRMGKTVVICKDGPGFIVNRILAPYINEAGFLLIEENSIGSIDGAMTDFGMPLGPLALLDEVGIDIAAKSGQIMMEAFGDRMEASPLVETLVADERYGKKNGRGIYVWDNGKRDEPDEDVYRLLEVDDPVAGDRKAMSERMILAMINEATRILDEGIAASAADVDLAMIMGTGFPPFRGGLLRYGDTLGSNRVLARLEALAKEHGKRFEPSQAIRRVAEKGGTFYQEWSERRVKSEE; encoded by the coding sequence ATGACGGTTGCCGAACCCGTGGTTCGCCACGCCTGGAGGCTGGACGAAGAGGACGACATCGGTATCCTCTGGTTCGATCTCCCCGATGAGAAGCTCAACAAGTTCACTCCCGAAAGCGTCGAGGAGCTCGACCGCATCCTCGGCGAGATCGCGGCGCGCAGCTCGATCACCCGGGTCCTGATCGCATCGGGCAAGGAAAGCGGATTCATCGCGGGCGCCGACATCTCCCGATTTCAGGACGTGCCGAATGCCAGCGAAGCGGCGGAGTTCGTCCGGTACGGACAGAGCGTCTTCACGAAGCTGTCCCGCCTTCCCCAGATGACCTTCGCCGTGATTCATGGGGTCTGCATGGGGGGCGGCACCGAGATGGCGCTCAACTGCGACTACCGGCTGATCACCGACTGGGAAAAGTCGATGATCGCCCTTCCGGAGGTGAAGCTCGGCATCATCCCCGCCTGGACCGGCACGACGAGGCTTCCGAGGATCGTCGGACTTCCCGCCGCGCTCGACATGATCCTGACCGGGAAGAACATCCGGGCGAAGAAAGCAAAGGGGATCGGACTCGTCGACGATGTGATCCCCGCGTCGATCCGGATGGATGCAGCCCGGACGTTCGCCAGGCGGCAGTCCTCGAAGAAGGAGGCGGACAAGTCACGCATCTATGTCGAAGGCAATCCGCTCTCGCGAAAAGTGATCTTCGACAAGGCGCGGTCGGGTGTGATGAAGCAGACGCTCGGAAACTATCCGGCGCCGTTGAGAGCCATCGAGGTGATGAAGAAGGGCTTCGAGGATGATTACGAAGCGGGACTCGAAGCGGAGGCGCGGGCGGCGTCCGAGCTGATCACGGGTGACGTCGCACCGCATCTCGTGCGGCTCTTCTTCATGATGGAGGCGGCGAAGCGCCACGAAGGGCCTGATCCCGCAAAGGTCGACTCGGTCGGCGTTCTCGGGGCGGGCCTGATGGGCGGCGGCATCGCTCAGACGCTGGTCGAGAAGGCGAATCTTCCGGTCCGAGTCCGCGACATCTCGTGGGATGCGCTCGCCGGCGGAATGCGCGCCGCGTCGAAGATCTGGAAGAAGAAGGTGGAAAAGCGAAGGCTGAGCCGCCGGGAGATGCAGGCGAGTCTCGCGAAGATCACGATGACGACCGACTGGACCGGCTTCCGCTCCGTCGACGTCGTCATCGAGGCCGTCGTCGAAAAGCTCGAGATCAAACAGTCAGTCCTTCGCGAAGTCGAATCGGTCGGCAAGCCCGGCGTCATCTTTGCCACCAACACATCGACCATTCCGATCACGCGGATCGCCGAGGCTGCGAGCCATCCCGAAAATGTGATCGGCATGCACTTTTTCAGTCCGGTGGACAAGATGCCGCTCGTCGAGGTGATCGTCGGCGAGAAGACCTCCCCCGAGACGGTCTCGACGATCCATCAGCTCGGCAAGCGGATGGGGAAGACCGTGGTCATCTGCAAGGACGGCCCGGGGTTCATCGTCAACCGGATCCTCGCTCCCTACATCAACGAGGCGGGTTTCCTCCTGATCGAGGAAAATTCAATCGGGTCGATCGACGGAGCGATGACCGATTTCGGGATGCCGCTCGGACCCCTCGCACTTCTCGACGAGGTCGGGATCGACATCGCAGCAAAGTCGGGGCAGATCATGATGGAGGCGTTCGGGGACCGGATGGAGGCTTCGCCTCTGGTCGAGACGCTGGTCGCGGACGAGCGCTATGGAAAGAAGAACGGCCGTGGCATCTACGTATGGGACAACGGGAAGAGGGACGAGCCCGACGAGGACGTCTACCGGCTTCTCGAAGTCGACGATCCCGTGGCCGGCGACCGGAAGGCGATGTCCGAGCGGATGATCCTGGCGATGATCAATGAAGCGACGAGGATTCTCGACGAAGGAATCGCGGCGAGTGCAGCAGACGTCGACCTCGCAATGATCATGGGAACCGGTTTTCCGCCATTCCGCGGCGGGCTCCTCCGGTACGGGGATACTCTCGGTTCCAACCGCGTTCTTGCACGACTCGAAGCGCTGGCGAAGGAGCACGGCAAACGGTTCGAGCCCTCGCAGGCGATTCGCCGCGTCGCGGAGAAGGGCGGCACCTTCTATCAGGAGTGGAGTGAACGAAGAGTGAAGAGTGAAGAGTGA
- a CDS encoding long-chain fatty acid--CoA ligase codes for MIETLTQIYLRTLEIDRAVAMKYKDGEEWKDIGLTEFGDTVRHFSMGLTELGVRRGDRVAILSENRPEWTMSDLAILTAGAISVPVYATLIDRQIEYIMRDSGSVAVIVSDAEQMEKIRSIRGGLPSLRHVILCDGAADQGDYTFQSIVERGRSTEAEKGRAAFDQSVRRVTPEDIATIVYTSGTTGEPKGAVLTHGNIASNVKASLDLIPVKPGDVALCILPLTHILERMFDFVLLARGVVIAYNDDLTRTGENLQVIKPNLFASVPRLFEKMQAKILDTVTAKGGISLKLFNWALGVAQEKLPYAVEGKPMPLGMKIKAAVAHAIVFRKILGRLGGNVRFTMSGGAPLSADLAAFFIGAGLEIYEGYGLTETSPVISVNTPEARKLGTVGKPIEGIEVRIAEDGEILTRGPHVMKGYWEKPEATAQAIDPQGWFHTGDIGKIDSDGFLVITDRKKDIIVNAYGKNIAPQPLENQLKTSPWIATPVIIGDRRRFLVALIVPNFERLDKEREKRGESGTEFEELIQKDWVRKIFDEEIARYNAGIDRQEQIRKYTLLPRDFSIEDGEITPSMKVKRRVVEKKYASLIDDLYAEEDLADSR; via the coding sequence ATGATTGAGACACTCACGCAAATCTATCTCCGAACCCTCGAGATCGATCGCGCCGTTGCGATGAAGTACAAGGACGGCGAGGAGTGGAAGGACATCGGGCTGACGGAGTTTGGCGACACGGTTCGTCATTTTTCGATGGGACTCACCGAGCTCGGAGTCCGCCGCGGTGATCGGGTGGCGATCCTGTCGGAGAACCGGCCGGAATGGACGATGTCGGATCTCGCGATTCTGACCGCCGGAGCGATCTCGGTGCCGGTCTACGCCACGCTGATCGATCGCCAGATCGAGTACATCATGCGCGATTCCGGTTCGGTCGCCGTGATCGTCTCCGACGCGGAGCAGATGGAAAAGATCCGCTCCATACGAGGCGGCCTTCCTTCGCTGAGGCATGTGATCCTCTGTGACGGCGCCGCCGATCAGGGCGACTACACCTTTCAATCGATCGTGGAGCGTGGCCGAAGCACCGAAGCGGAGAAGGGTCGCGCGGCGTTCGACCAATCCGTCAGGCGTGTAACGCCCGAGGACATCGCGACGATCGTCTACACTTCCGGCACCACCGGAGAGCCGAAAGGTGCGGTGCTCACGCACGGAAATATCGCCAGCAACGTTAAGGCGTCGCTCGATCTCATTCCGGTCAAACCGGGAGACGTCGCACTCTGCATTCTTCCGCTGACCCACATTCTGGAGAGGATGTTCGACTTCGTTCTCCTCGCCAGAGGTGTGGTGATCGCCTACAACGACGATCTGACCCGAACCGGCGAGAACCTTCAGGTGATCAAGCCGAATCTCTTCGCCTCCGTCCCGCGGCTTTTCGAGAAGATGCAGGCGAAGATTCTCGACACCGTCACGGCGAAGGGGGGGATCTCGCTCAAGCTGTTCAACTGGGCGCTCGGCGTCGCGCAGGAAAAGCTTCCCTACGCGGTCGAAGGAAAGCCGATGCCGCTCGGAATGAAAATCAAGGCCGCGGTTGCTCATGCCATCGTCTTCAGGAAAATTCTCGGGCGGCTCGGCGGCAACGTCCGATTCACCATGTCGGGAGGTGCGCCGCTCTCGGCGGATCTCGCGGCGTTTTTCATCGGTGCCGGACTCGAGATTTACGAAGGCTACGGACTGACCGAGACCTCCCCCGTGATCTCGGTCAATACGCCCGAGGCGAGAAAGCTCGGGACCGTCGGGAAGCCGATCGAAGGGATCGAAGTGAGGATCGCCGAAGATGGAGAGATCCTGACCCGAGGACCGCACGTCATGAAGGGTTACTGGGAGAAGCCGGAGGCGACGGCCCAGGCGATCGACCCGCAGGGATGGTTCCACACCGGGGACATCGGGAAGATCGATTCGGACGGATTCCTGGTCATCACGGATCGCAAGAAGGACATCATCGTCAACGCGTACGGCAAGAACATCGCCCCGCAGCCGCTCGAGAATCAGCTCAAGACCTCTCCCTGGATCGCGACCCCGGTAATCATCGGTGATCGACGAAGGTTTCTCGTCGCTTTGATCGTCCCGAACTTCGAGCGGCTCGACAAGGAGCGGGAGAAGCGAGGGGAGTCCGGCACCGAATTCGAAGAGCTCATCCAGAAGGACTGGGTGCGGAAAATCTTCGACGAGGAGATCGCACGCTACAACGCCGGAATCGACCGGCAGGAACAGATCCGAAAATACACTCTTCTTCCTCGCGATTTTTCGATCGAGGATGGGGAGATCACCCCGTCGATGAAGGTGAAACGGCGCGTCGTCGAGAAAAAGTACGCTTCTCTGATCGATGATCTCTACGCCGAGGAAGACCTCGCCGACAGCCGATAA